In the genome of Dermacentor silvarum isolate Dsil-2018 chromosome 1, BIME_Dsil_1.4, whole genome shotgun sequence, one region contains:
- the LOC125942690 gene encoding uncharacterized protein LOC125942690 → MEELFRGIEVNTNLKQVFLYSTVLVDTTCRQAVASVLEKSCLRTLYLGTVVFNDCEGLVPWSEALSNNTTLMYLRMHCENIPTNTISALCKVLRVNKTLKKLMLPGITASDEEIMSLTRQLLVDGCYDRVRLGPWTEPGLRFLLALLPSQHTGPEQLWLPNIGQLSHNTVRDLFNVLASSKSVKHLVVEVKLTPDARVAALCEALKMNGSVSYLHITIGNELSARNVLHALSVNAAITKLDITLRVPSEEQTMGAFSSMLQHNNSLTKVSVCLYVRRRSRFMEAIAQGLSRNKLVVEFWSWANGYEYVPFAILEAVRRNKCALNRALEFVLKTREDRHSAECFDRFSARSCLLTNLTEVTGVSEVEARLVVVSAKHRLQEKYLVLTGVVRHSLVCRPAEVTQIDALNEDCWRAIPRYLRISDVCIV, encoded by the exons ATGGAAGAACTGTTCCGGGGGATTGAAGTTAATACTAATTTGAAGCAAGTATTCTTGTACTCCACCGTATTAGTTGACACTACTTGCAGGCAGGCAGTTGCGTCTGTACTGGAGAAAAGCTGCCTTCGAACACTATATCTGGGAACCGTTGTTTTCAACGACTGTGAAGGACTGGTTCCGTGGTCAGAAGCACTGTCGAATAACACCACTCTCATGTACCTTCGAATGCACTGTGAGAATATACCAACGAACACCATTTCGGCATTGTGCAAAGTGCTACGGGTTAACAAGACTCTGAAGAAGTTAATGCTTCCGGGAATCACGGCATCCGACGAAGAAAT AATGTCTTTGACACGTCAGCTTCTCGTGGACGGGTGTTACGACCGCGTGCGCTTGGGGCCCTGGACAGAGCCCGGGCTGCGATTCCTGTTGGCACTGCTGCCTTCTCAGCATACAGGCCCCGAGCAGCTCTGGCTGCCAAACATCGGCCAGCTGTCACACAATACTGTCCGTGACCTCTTCAACGTCCTGGCATCCAGCAAGAGCGTCAAGCACCTCGTAGTTGAAGTCAAGCTAACGCCCGATGCCAGAGTCGCAGCTCTTTGCGAAGCATTGAAAATGAACGGGTCAGTCTCGTATCTGCATATCACCATCGGAAACGAGCTTTCAGCCCGCAACGTCCTTCATGCTCTGTCTGTGAATGCAGCCATAACAAAGCTGGACATAACCCTTCGAGTACCCTCTGAAGAACAAACGATGGGAGCGTTTTCCAGCATGCTGCAGCACAACAACTCCCTCACTAAAGTCTCGGTCTGTTTGTACGTCCGCCGCCGTTCACGATTCATGGAAGCCATCGCACAGGGGCTGTCGCGTAACAAGCTGGTCGTGGAATTCTGGAGCTGGGCAAATGGCTACGAATACGTCCCGTTCGCCATCCTTGAGGCCGTGCGAAGGAACAAGTGCGCCTTGAACCGTGCCCTGGAGTTTGTCCTGAAGACCCGAGAGGACAGGCACAGCGCAGAGTGCTTCGATCGATTCTCCGCAAGATCCTGCCTCCTTACTAACCTGACGGAAGTCACCGGAGTGTCGGAGGTCGAAGCACGGCTCGTAGTCGTCTCAGCGAAGCATCGCCTGCAAGAAAAATACCTCGTGCTCACAGGCGTTGTTCGGCACTCCCTTGTTTGCCGGCCTGCCGAAGTCACGCAGATTGATGCGCTGAACGAGGACTGTTGGCGTGCTATTCCTCGTTACCTCCGCATCAGTGACGTTTGCATCGTGTAA